In one Paraburkholderia azotifigens genomic region, the following are encoded:
- a CDS encoding electron transfer flavoprotein subunit alpha/FixB family protein, which produces MTTLVIAEHDNAELKASTLHALTAARQIGVPVHVFIAGFGATLVASAAANLEGVAKVLHADAEHLAAHLAENLEPTLVAVAQQYSHLIFPATAFGKNVAPRVAARLAVSQISDITAVVSADTFERPIYAGNAIATVQSADAVKVLTIRVSSFEACKVDAGTNAPIERVEAEPDRELSSLVNRKLTKLERPELTAAKVIVSGGRGLGSEEQYKAILEPLADRLEAALGASRAAVDAGFVPNDYQVGQTGKIVAPDVYIAVGISGAIQHLAGMKDSKAIIAVNKDAEAPIFSVADYGLVGDLFEVVPELVNRLT; this is translated from the coding sequence ATGACGACACTGGTAATTGCAGAACACGACAATGCTGAACTCAAAGCGTCGACGCTTCATGCGCTGACAGCTGCACGGCAAATTGGCGTGCCCGTTCACGTATTCATCGCTGGCTTCGGCGCGACTTTGGTTGCGTCCGCCGCCGCGAATCTCGAAGGCGTAGCGAAAGTATTGCATGCTGACGCGGAGCACCTGGCAGCACACCTCGCGGAGAATCTTGAGCCGACGCTAGTCGCCGTCGCACAGCAATATTCGCATCTCATTTTCCCGGCAACCGCATTCGGGAAAAATGTTGCGCCGCGAGTCGCCGCCAGACTGGCTGTCAGCCAGATTTCGGACATCACCGCGGTTGTGAGCGCGGACACGTTTGAGCGGCCCATTTACGCCGGCAACGCCATTGCAACGGTTCAGTCGGCAGACGCAGTCAAGGTCTTGACCATACGCGTTTCTTCCTTTGAAGCATGCAAGGTGGACGCAGGAACGAATGCGCCGATTGAGCGGGTAGAAGCCGAGCCGGACCGAGAGCTTTCATCACTCGTAAATCGCAAGCTCACGAAGTTGGAGCGGCCGGAACTTACAGCGGCGAAGGTTATCGTCTCGGGCGGCCGCGGACTTGGGTCGGAAGAGCAATACAAAGCGATTCTGGAACCTCTTGCCGACCGGCTTGAAGCTGCGTTGGGCGCATCCCGGGCGGCCGTTGACGCGGGGTTCGTCCCGAACGATTACCAGGTTGGCCAGACAGGCAAGATTGTGGCGCCTGATGTCTACATCGCCGTCGGAATTTCAGGCGCCATTCAACACCTCGCCGGTATGAAGGACTCGAAGGCAATCATCGCCGTGAATAAGGATGCCGAGGCACCGATTTTCTCGGTTGCCGATTATGGGCTTGTCGGGGACTTGTTCGAGGTCGTGCCAGAGTTGGTCAACAGGCTTACTTAA
- a CDS encoding electron transfer flavoprotein subunit beta/FixA family protein, with protein MKVMVAVKRVVDFNVKVRVKADQSGVELANVKFSMNPFCEIAVEEAVRLKEAGVATEVVVVSAGPAPCQETLRTALAIGADRGIHVKVDTELQQLGVARILRAVYGREKPDLVILGKQAIDDDANQTGQMLAALADISQATFASHLQVEDGAALVTREIDGGSETVSVKLPAVLTTDLRLNEPRYVTLPNIMKAKKKPVDVIEVAELGVDINPRLKTLKVTEPPTRAAGMMLADVAALATVVQGKVKLS; from the coding sequence ATGAAAGTAATGGTCGCCGTAAAGCGTGTCGTCGACTTCAACGTCAAGGTCCGGGTCAAAGCAGACCAGTCAGGTGTTGAACTCGCGAACGTGAAGTTTTCCATGAATCCGTTCTGTGAGATTGCTGTCGAAGAGGCTGTAAGGCTTAAAGAAGCTGGCGTTGCGACTGAGGTGGTGGTCGTTTCCGCGGGTCCCGCTCCTTGTCAGGAGACGTTGCGTACAGCGCTGGCAATCGGTGCAGACCGCGGAATCCACGTGAAAGTTGATACCGAATTGCAGCAGCTTGGCGTTGCACGCATTCTTCGGGCAGTTTACGGACGCGAGAAACCGGACCTGGTCATCCTCGGCAAGCAAGCCATCGATGACGATGCTAACCAGACCGGACAAATGCTGGCGGCGCTCGCCGATATCTCGCAGGCGACTTTTGCCTCCCATCTTCAGGTCGAAGACGGTGCAGCACTGGTCACGCGAGAAATCGACGGCGGGTCAGAGACCGTGAGCGTCAAATTGCCGGCGGTTCTCACGACGGACCTTCGCCTGAACGAGCCTCGCTATGTGACGCTTCCGAACATTATGAAGGCCAAGAAGAAACCGGTCGACGTGATTGAAGTTGCAGAGCTTGGCGTTGATATCAACCCGCGCTTGAAAACGTTGAAAGTGACGGAGCCGCCCACGCGCGCGGCGGGAATGATGTTGGCGGACGTTGCCGCGCTCGCCACCGTAGTGCAAGGCAAAGTAAAGTTAAGTTGA
- a CDS encoding PLP-dependent aminotransferase family protein: protein MYKFTPPFQNPSGSPIRELFKYLSEPGMISFAGGYPASDLFDVEGLQTATERAYKTPVRCLQYAPTDGIPELKQQLIALMAQRGVECANDELVVTTGSQQGLDLLLRVLVNAGDVVLTEQPAYPATLQALKLQQAWIVTVPVDAHGLDVDRLSNLLSSGAVTAPKLLYTVPTFANPTGATLSEERRIALLKLAVKYEFLIIEDDPYGDLRFAGEKVPSILSLASQVDGARDWVVHFASLSKIVAPGLRIGWTVAPKEIARRCVIAKQTVDLCSTPWTQATAAEYLADGALQRHLPRITAMYKRKSDALCNELRAQFDERLEFHEPEGGMFVWARIDGVDASTLLTRAIENKVIFVPGKAFFADKVDSCTLRLSFAAPGVDDIQEGAKRLKRAYDELRAVLAPSVQ from the coding sequence ATGTACAAGTTCACACCGCCTTTCCAAAACCCCTCAGGTTCGCCCATTCGTGAACTGTTCAAGTATCTGAGTGAACCAGGGATGATTTCTTTCGCTGGCGGATATCCAGCCAGTGACCTGTTCGATGTTGAAGGATTGCAAACAGCAACGGAGCGCGCTTACAAGACCCCGGTCCGATGCCTCCAATACGCGCCCACCGACGGTATCCCCGAGTTGAAGCAGCAACTGATTGCGCTGATGGCGCAGCGGGGTGTCGAGTGTGCAAACGACGAACTGGTCGTCACGACCGGCTCGCAACAGGGATTGGACCTCCTGCTTCGTGTTCTGGTGAATGCTGGTGATGTAGTACTCACGGAGCAGCCTGCGTATCCTGCGACTCTGCAAGCACTGAAGCTCCAACAAGCATGGATAGTGACCGTACCCGTTGACGCGCATGGACTGGATGTCGACCGCCTTTCGAACTTGCTTTCTTCCGGCGCCGTTACCGCGCCGAAGCTTCTCTATACCGTGCCGACGTTCGCGAATCCGACTGGTGCGACTCTCTCTGAGGAGCGGCGGATCGCATTGCTCAAGCTCGCGGTGAAGTACGAGTTTCTCATCATCGAAGACGACCCTTACGGCGACTTGAGGTTTGCGGGGGAAAAGGTGCCCTCGATTTTGTCTCTCGCCTCTCAAGTAGACGGGGCGCGTGACTGGGTCGTTCATTTCGCGAGCCTCTCAAAAATCGTCGCTCCGGGACTACGCATTGGTTGGACCGTGGCGCCCAAAGAGATTGCTCGCCGCTGCGTCATTGCGAAACAGACTGTTGACCTGTGCAGCACACCCTGGACTCAGGCGACTGCGGCGGAGTATCTCGCTGATGGCGCACTTCAACGTCATCTGCCGCGCATTACTGCGATGTACAAGCGCAAGAGTGACGCGCTATGCAATGAGCTGCGCGCCCAGTTTGACGAGAGATTGGAGTTTCATGAGCCCGAAGGTGGCATGTTCGTCTGGGCGCGTATCGATGGCGTCGATGCCTCAACGCTCTTGACGCGGGCCATTGAGAACAAGGTCATCTTCGTACCTGGCAAAGCATTCTTTGCCGACAAGGTCGACTCATGCACGCTGCGGCTTTCGTTCGCAGCGCCTGGTGTCGATGATATACAAGAGGGAGCAAAGCGGCTAAAGCGTGCTTACGACGAACTCCGTGCCGTGCTCGCTCCATCAGTTCAGTAG
- a CDS encoding NAD(P)/FAD-dependent oxidoreductase: MSSQVVIVGGGVIGSSIAYFLRASDPTVSVTVIERDPSYAKSSSALSAASIRQQFSTPLSIQMSLYGIEFLRNIGELLEVDGNKPEIDLHEGGYLFLATPAGEGILRENHALQKSLGADIDLLSAEALKAKFPWLNVDDLVAGAYGVSGEGWFDGYGLVQALRKKAQALGARYVASDVIGIECDGRKVTHVLASNGERYACDTLVNAAGAWTRTISEMMGINIPVYARRRSIFNVSSPARLTNAPLLIDPTGVYFRPEGKTYITGTSPSADNDPDDLPLDEVDHDLFDEVIWPTLANRVPEFEALRVENCWSGYYEYNVFDHNAIIGYHPDIENCVFANGYSGHGLQQGPATGRGVSELILAGKYTSLDLSSMSWGRVLENRPIVEKNVV; encoded by the coding sequence GTGAGTTCTCAAGTCGTTATCGTTGGCGGCGGGGTAATCGGTAGTTCTATCGCCTATTTTTTGCGGGCTTCAGACCCGACGGTATCGGTGACAGTCATCGAGCGCGACCCTAGCTATGCGAAGTCGTCGTCTGCGCTATCGGCAGCATCTATTCGGCAACAATTCTCCACGCCGCTGTCCATTCAAATGTCGTTGTACGGCATTGAGTTCCTGAGAAACATCGGTGAACTCCTCGAGGTCGACGGTAACAAGCCGGAGATTGACCTTCATGAAGGTGGTTATCTCTTCCTGGCCACGCCCGCAGGCGAGGGCATCTTGCGTGAGAATCACGCGCTTCAGAAAAGCCTCGGAGCCGACATCGACCTCCTGTCGGCCGAGGCCCTGAAGGCGAAGTTCCCATGGTTGAACGTTGACGACTTGGTCGCCGGCGCGTATGGCGTGTCCGGGGAAGGTTGGTTCGACGGATATGGACTTGTGCAGGCATTGCGCAAGAAGGCGCAAGCACTGGGAGCGCGCTATGTTGCATCCGACGTTATCGGAATCGAATGTGATGGTCGCAAGGTGACTCATGTCCTTGCGAGCAATGGCGAGCGGTATGCGTGCGACACCTTGGTCAACGCGGCAGGCGCGTGGACTCGCACGATTTCGGAGATGATGGGCATTAATATTCCGGTCTACGCGCGTCGACGGAGCATTTTCAACGTCTCATCTCCCGCACGCCTGACCAACGCGCCGCTCCTCATCGACCCGACTGGCGTGTACTTCCGTCCCGAAGGCAAGACCTATATTACTGGTACGTCGCCGTCGGCGGACAATGATCCGGACGATTTGCCGCTCGATGAAGTCGACCACGACCTCTTCGACGAAGTTATCTGGCCCACGCTCGCGAATCGCGTGCCTGAATTCGAGGCATTACGCGTAGAGAACTGCTGGTCCGGCTACTACGAGTACAACGTGTTCGACCATAACGCAATCATCGGCTATCACCCGGACATCGAAAACTGCGTGTTTGCCAATGGGTATAGCGGGCACGGCCTGCAACAAGGTCCTGCAACAGGGCGGGGCGTGAGTGAATTGATTCTGGCCGGCAAGTACACCTCTCTGGACCTATCGTCTATGAGCTGGGGTCGTGTGCTTGAAAACCGACCTATCGTTGAGAAAAACGTCGTCTAG
- a CDS encoding aldehyde dehydrogenase family protein, with the protein MKASTILSELGISHQAEVGDIEVRSPINGKIVGRVASQTVADVDAALASAQEAYKTWRNVPAPRRGELVRLLGEKLRERKQALGSIITLETGKILQEGLGEVQEMIDICDFAVGLSRQLYGLTIASERPGHRMAETWHPMGVCTVISAFNFPAAVWSWNAALALVCGNAVIWKPSEKTPLTALAVEKILQDALKEFGDAPAGLTALVNGGRDVGAKLVADARSNIVSATGSTEMGRTVGIEVARRFGRSILELGGNNAGIVSSTADLELALRGILFSAVGTAGQRCTTLRRLFVHESVYDKVVERLKTFYGKVAIGNPLEQGTLMGPLIDEPSFNRMQAALAQAKSEGGKVFGGERHTVAGNENGFYVRPALVEMPSQTEIVLKETFAPILYVLKYSEFNEAIEANNAAHHGLSSCVFTTDLRESERFLSASGSDCGIANVNIGPSGAEIGGAFGGEKETGGGRESGSDAWKAYMRRATNTVNFSSALPLAQGIDFNID; encoded by the coding sequence GTGAAGGCATCCACCATCCTTTCGGAACTCGGCATTTCTCATCAAGCGGAAGTCGGTGACATCGAAGTTCGTTCGCCTATCAACGGCAAAATCGTCGGCCGCGTGGCCAGCCAGACGGTTGCCGACGTCGATGCTGCGCTCGCATCGGCGCAGGAAGCATATAAGACATGGCGCAACGTTCCGGCTCCACGTCGTGGAGAACTGGTGCGTTTGCTCGGTGAGAAGTTGCGTGAACGCAAGCAGGCGCTCGGAAGTATCATCACCCTCGAGACCGGCAAGATTCTTCAGGAAGGCCTCGGCGAAGTTCAAGAGATGATTGACATCTGCGACTTCGCGGTCGGCCTGTCGCGCCAGCTTTATGGTCTGACTATCGCCTCGGAACGTCCGGGCCATCGCATGGCTGAAACGTGGCATCCGATGGGCGTTTGTACCGTCATTTCCGCATTCAACTTCCCGGCTGCGGTGTGGTCCTGGAACGCTGCACTTGCTCTCGTCTGTGGCAACGCGGTCATCTGGAAGCCGTCTGAAAAGACCCCGCTGACCGCGTTGGCCGTCGAAAAGATTCTGCAAGACGCGCTGAAGGAATTCGGTGACGCACCGGCGGGCCTCACGGCCCTCGTCAATGGTGGTCGCGACGTGGGCGCAAAGCTCGTCGCCGACGCGCGCTCCAACATCGTGAGTGCCACTGGCAGCACGGAGATGGGACGTACCGTCGGTATCGAGGTCGCTCGACGTTTCGGTCGGTCCATTCTGGAACTCGGCGGCAACAACGCCGGTATCGTCTCGAGCACGGCTGACCTGGAGCTCGCGCTGCGAGGCATCCTGTTCTCTGCTGTGGGTACTGCTGGCCAGCGCTGTACGACCCTGCGACGACTCTTTGTGCACGAAAGCGTCTATGACAAGGTTGTTGAGCGTCTCAAGACGTTCTACGGCAAGGTCGCAATCGGAAACCCGCTCGAACAGGGCACCCTGATGGGCCCGCTCATCGACGAGCCGTCGTTCAATCGCATGCAGGCCGCTCTCGCGCAGGCGAAGAGTGAAGGCGGCAAGGTTTTCGGCGGCGAACGTCACACAGTCGCTGGAAACGAAAACGGCTTCTATGTTCGTCCGGCGCTTGTAGAGATGCCCTCGCAGACTGAAATCGTCTTGAAAGAGACGTTCGCACCTATCCTGTACGTCCTGAAATACAGCGAGTTCAACGAGGCTATCGAGGCGAACAATGCCGCGCATCATGGTCTGTCCTCGTGCGTGTTCACAACTGACCTGCGTGAGAGCGAGCGCTTCCTGTCTGCATCGGGCAGTGACTGCGGTATCGCGAACGTAAACATTGGGCCGAGCGGCGCAGAAATTGGTGGCGCGTTCGGCGGTGAGAAGGAAACGGGCGGTGGTCGCGAGTCGGGTTCGGATGCATGGAAAGCGTACATGCGCCGTGCAACGAACACGGTCAATTTCTCCTCGGCGTTGCCGCTCGCTCAAGGCATCGACTTCAACATCGACTGA
- a CDS encoding branched-chain amino acid ABC transporter substrate-binding protein: MANRLFTYHRALVVTVSGLLIAGGASAQEVVVKIGVAAPLTGGSAAYGKDIENGVRMAVDEANAAHPTVGGKPVKFVVKSQDDQSDPRIGVQAAQSLVDDNVAVVIGHFNSGTTLPASKIYARAGIPMITPAATNPMITQGGATSVYRVIATDAQNAGNAGTYAVTVTKAKRIAIIDDRTAFGQGEADEFEKAVKAAGGNIVAREFTNDKAVDFSAQLTTIKSSNPDLLFFGGLDAQGAMLVKRMRQLGMKAQFLAGGGVMDATFLKLAGNAAEGASVWEYGQPLSTLPKGKDFEVKFKQKFGVDMLAYAPFAYDAAQIAITSIEKANSTKPADINAALRSVDFTGITGKIAFTQTGDLRNPRSTMYQVKNVAWVPVTTKASD, translated from the coding sequence ATGGCAAATCGTCTTTTCACCTACCACCGCGCGCTTGTCGTTACTGTGTCTGGTCTTCTAATCGCAGGCGGCGCCAGTGCGCAGGAAGTGGTGGTCAAGATAGGCGTCGCTGCTCCGCTGACGGGCGGAAGCGCGGCCTACGGTAAGGACATCGAGAACGGCGTGCGTATGGCGGTGGATGAGGCAAACGCGGCCCATCCGACTGTCGGCGGCAAACCGGTGAAATTTGTCGTCAAGTCTCAAGACGACCAAAGTGACCCTCGAATCGGCGTTCAGGCGGCTCAGTCGCTGGTTGATGACAACGTCGCGGTGGTAATCGGCCATTTCAATTCGGGAACGACGTTGCCGGCTTCGAAGATTTACGCCCGTGCCGGAATCCCGATGATTACGCCGGCAGCCACCAATCCGATGATTACGCAAGGAGGCGCAACCTCTGTCTATCGCGTGATTGCAACTGACGCGCAGAACGCCGGCAACGCTGGCACCTATGCCGTGACTGTTACCAAAGCAAAGCGAATTGCCATCATTGATGACCGTACAGCTTTTGGGCAGGGTGAAGCGGACGAATTCGAGAAGGCAGTCAAGGCGGCCGGCGGCAACATCGTCGCGCGTGAATTCACGAACGACAAGGCCGTCGACTTCAGCGCGCAACTCACGACCATCAAAAGCAGCAATCCCGACCTTCTTTTCTTCGGTGGCCTTGATGCGCAGGGCGCCATGCTGGTGAAGCGGATGCGGCAGTTGGGTATGAAGGCTCAGTTTCTCGCTGGCGGCGGAGTGATGGACGCAACGTTCCTCAAGCTCGCCGGAAATGCGGCGGAGGGAGCATCAGTCTGGGAGTATGGCCAGCCGTTATCGACCTTGCCGAAGGGCAAGGACTTCGAAGTAAAGTTCAAGCAGAAATTCGGTGTCGACATGCTCGCGTACGCACCGTTCGCATATGACGCAGCCCAAATTGCAATCACCTCTATCGAGAAGGCAAATTCGACGAAGCCCGCGGACATCAATGCTGCACTCAGGTCCGTCGATTTCACCGGCATCACCGGAAAAATTGCGTTCACGCAGACGGGCGACCTGAGAAATCCGAGGTCGACGATGTATCAGGTCAAGAACGTCGCCTGGGTGCCGGTTACCACGAAGGCCTCGGACTGA
- a CDS encoding helix-turn-helix domain-containing protein, with protein MDINGVRPVESTVSELGKRVKAARMHLDYTLEAASRACGVSRSTLSKVENGVMSPTFDVLQKIVHGLKIDLGELFGSATRPRANGRRAVTRKGEGKPHSAGCYRMELLATELAKKSMYPFRIRITAHSLDEFTEWGRHEGEEFLFVLSGSVCLYSELYAPTDLQEGDSIYFDSRTGHAAVSTSTEDAEVLWLINESDNSVLYDVDTNSPAASRSKDET; from the coding sequence ATGGACATCAACGGCGTTAGGCCCGTCGAGAGCACGGTCTCCGAACTTGGAAAACGCGTCAAGGCCGCGCGGATGCACCTCGACTACACGCTTGAAGCGGCCAGTCGCGCATGCGGCGTGTCCCGCTCAACACTGTCGAAAGTCGAGAACGGCGTCATGTCGCCGACATTCGACGTTCTTCAAAAAATTGTGCACGGTCTGAAAATCGATCTTGGGGAACTGTTCGGCTCCGCTACGCGGCCGAGGGCAAATGGTAGACGAGCAGTCACGCGTAAAGGCGAAGGCAAACCACATTCAGCAGGTTGCTACAGGATGGAATTGCTCGCCACCGAGTTGGCGAAAAAGTCGATGTACCCATTCCGTATCCGTATCACGGCTCATTCGCTCGATGAGTTCACTGAATGGGGCCGCCACGAAGGCGAGGAGTTTTTGTTCGTGCTGAGTGGCTCGGTATGTCTTTACTCAGAACTGTATGCTCCAACCGACCTGCAAGAAGGCGACAGCATTTATTTTGACAGTAGAACAGGACATGCCGCAGTGTCGACAAGCACGGAGGACGCAGAAGTCCTCTGGCTCATCAATGAAAGTGACAACTCCGTTCTCTACGACGTCGATACCAATTCCCCTGCTGCCAGTCGCAGCAAGGACGAGACCTGA
- a CDS encoding FAD-binding and (Fe-S)-binding domain-containing protein, which translates to MKTATPFQASHGLLHKVETELRSCLRGEVRFDNGSKALYASDASNYRQIPLGVVVPADVNDLVMALEVCHRMDVPFLTRGGGTSQNGQCVNVAVVADASKYVNRVVSIDPEEQTAIVEPGVVCDTLRDAAEAHGLTFAPDPATHSRCTLGGMIANNSCGAHSVMAGKTVENVEALEIATYDGARFWVGPTSEVELAEIIRAGGRKGEIYSKLRDLRNRYAQHIRKEFPQIKRRVSGFNLDQLLPENGFNVARALVGTEGTCAVTLQAKVRLVHSPSCRVLLVLGFKDIYTAADAVPHFQKFSPIAIEGLDRGIIRGLQARKLKAEEIALLPEGDAWVVLEFGANTVCDATAQAVEADEYFSAGNAGENVSGLVVEDKPKQQKIWSIRETGASAVSLSIDPSKPDPIVGWEDAAVDPMRLGDYLRQFQALVDRYGYETCLYGHFGDGCVHARITFDIRTSRGVLVWRDFLREAAQLVVDFGGSLSGEHGDGQAKAEFLPIMYGAEVMQAMAEFKAIWDPANRLNPGKVINAYRADENLRMGPAYKPVTLTTKLTFASEEGDGMQRAVERCIGMGKCRSLDGGTMCPSFRATREEKFSTRGRVHLFWEMLQGEVITDGWNSREVKEALDTCLACKGCKSDCPTHTDMASYKAEFLSHYYENHRRPRQAMFMGRIAQWAPIASYFPRLTNFLASTAPISHIGKWVAGAAPERKLPKFAPKTFRRIAGANRARKLTAGTASKPKVILWVDTFSDNFSPEVAGAAFEVLTRVGFEVVLPRKRLCCGRPLYDFGLLDEAKALLETAVGALADDVFAGVPVVGLEPGCLSVFKDELLKQLPNVPAAKKLSEQTYLLSDFLAQLDYPWPKLDADVVVHGHCHQKALFGMKGETALLDKLGTRWKLLETGCCGMAGSFGFNKDHYELSMKVAEDKLLPLLRAAPADAIVVTNGFSCREQIEHGSDRRPIHIAQLVLQALEGQSPNQVSSLLRLAAGELVSTS; encoded by the coding sequence ACGACCTCGTCATGGCGCTCGAAGTCTGCCATCGGATGGACGTTCCGTTTCTGACGCGAGGCGGTGGTACGTCGCAGAACGGGCAATGTGTGAACGTTGCGGTAGTGGCTGATGCAAGCAAGTATGTGAACCGGGTCGTCTCGATTGACCCCGAAGAGCAGACCGCTATCGTCGAACCGGGCGTCGTATGCGACACGTTGCGGGATGCGGCAGAGGCGCATGGTCTGACTTTTGCGCCGGACCCAGCCACTCACAGTCGATGCACGCTCGGCGGCATGATTGCCAATAACTCGTGTGGCGCGCATTCCGTGATGGCAGGCAAGACAGTCGAGAATGTCGAGGCGCTCGAAATTGCGACGTACGACGGAGCTCGGTTCTGGGTCGGCCCGACAAGTGAAGTCGAGCTCGCCGAAATTATTCGCGCTGGCGGCCGCAAAGGTGAGATTTACTCGAAGCTGAGGGACCTGCGCAACCGCTATGCCCAACACATCCGCAAAGAGTTTCCGCAAATCAAGCGGCGCGTCTCTGGATTTAACCTCGACCAGCTGCTTCCAGAAAATGGCTTCAATGTTGCACGTGCGCTTGTAGGCACGGAGGGCACCTGTGCGGTCACGTTGCAAGCAAAGGTCCGTCTCGTTCATAGTCCGTCTTGTCGCGTCTTGCTCGTTCTTGGATTCAAAGACATCTACACGGCCGCTGACGCGGTTCCTCATTTTCAGAAGTTCTCGCCGATTGCTATCGAAGGCCTCGACCGAGGTATCATCCGCGGGCTGCAAGCTCGGAAACTGAAGGCAGAAGAAATTGCTCTCCTGCCAGAAGGTGACGCTTGGGTCGTTCTCGAATTCGGAGCAAACACTGTCTGCGATGCGACGGCACAGGCTGTCGAAGCCGATGAGTATTTCAGCGCCGGCAATGCGGGCGAAAACGTTTCTGGGCTAGTCGTTGAAGACAAGCCAAAGCAACAAAAGATTTGGTCCATTCGCGAGACCGGAGCGTCCGCAGTCTCCTTGTCCATTGACCCGTCGAAGCCAGACCCGATTGTTGGCTGGGAAGACGCTGCAGTGGACCCGATGCGCCTGGGCGATTACCTCCGACAGTTTCAAGCGCTCGTTGACCGGTATGGCTACGAGACGTGTCTGTATGGTCACTTCGGTGACGGGTGCGTTCATGCTCGCATAACGTTCGACATCCGGACATCGCGAGGCGTACTCGTATGGCGCGACTTCCTGCGGGAGGCCGCTCAACTGGTTGTCGATTTCGGCGGCTCGCTTTCCGGGGAGCACGGAGATGGTCAGGCAAAGGCGGAATTCCTTCCCATCATGTATGGCGCCGAGGTCATGCAGGCGATGGCTGAGTTCAAGGCCATTTGGGACCCAGCTAATCGGCTCAATCCCGGTAAAGTCATCAACGCGTACCGCGCAGATGAAAATTTGCGGATGGGCCCAGCGTACAAGCCTGTCACGCTGACGACCAAGCTTACCTTTGCCAGCGAAGAGGGTGACGGCATGCAGCGGGCTGTTGAACGCTGTATCGGCATGGGCAAGTGTCGCTCGCTTGATGGCGGGACGATGTGTCCGAGTTTTCGGGCCACGAGGGAGGAGAAGTTCTCCACGCGGGGACGGGTGCACCTTTTCTGGGAGATGTTGCAGGGCGAGGTCATCACTGATGGCTGGAACAGCCGCGAGGTCAAGGAAGCGCTTGACACATGTCTCGCGTGCAAAGGCTGCAAGTCGGATTGTCCGACGCATACCGACATGGCGTCTTACAAAGCAGAGTTTCTCTCGCACTACTACGAAAATCATCGCCGACCTCGACAGGCGATGTTCATGGGAAGAATTGCGCAATGGGCACCGATAGCGAGCTATTTTCCGAGGTTGACGAATTTTTTGGCCTCAACCGCCCCTATTTCCCATATCGGCAAATGGGTGGCGGGGGCCGCGCCGGAACGGAAGCTTCCGAAGTTCGCGCCAAAGACCTTCAGGAGAATCGCCGGTGCGAACCGCGCGCGCAAGCTTACGGCGGGTACGGCATCGAAACCGAAGGTCATCCTCTGGGTTGACACCTTCAGCGACAACTTCTCGCCAGAGGTGGCGGGTGCGGCTTTCGAGGTCCTCACGAGGGTTGGCTTCGAAGTGGTCCTGCCGCGCAAGCGTTTATGTTGTGGCAGGCCACTGTATGACTTCGGTCTACTGGACGAGGCGAAGGCTTTGCTCGAGACGGCTGTAGGTGCTCTGGCTGACGACGTCTTTGCCGGTGTGCCGGTTGTTGGCCTCGAACCCGGCTGTCTTTCTGTCTTCAAGGACGAACTGCTGAAGCAACTGCCGAACGTGCCTGCTGCAAAGAAGCTATCGGAACAGACATATCTGCTCTCCGACTTTCTGGCTCAGTTGGATTATCCTTGGCCGAAGCTTGATGCGGACGTTGTTGTGCATGGGCATTGCCACCAGAAAGCGCTGTTTGGCATGAAGGGGGAGACCGCGCTTCTGGACAAGCTGGGCACGCGCTGGAAATTGCTCGAGACCGGGTGCTGCGGAATGGCGGGTTCATTCGGCTTCAACAAGGACCACTATGAACTGTCCATGAAGGTCGCTGAAGATAAGCTTTTGCCGTTGCTCCGTGCGGCGCCGGCTGACGCGATTGTTGTCACGAACGGCTTTAGCTGTCGCGAGCAGATTGAGCACGGCAGCGACCGGCGCCCGATTCACATTGCTCAACTGGTGCTTCAGGCGCTCGAAGGTCAATCACCGAATCAGGTCTCGTCCTTGCTGCGACTGGCAGCAGGGGAATTGGTATCGACGTCGTAG